In Aegilops tauschii subsp. strangulata cultivar AL8/78 chromosome 3, Aet v6.0, whole genome shotgun sequence, one genomic interval encodes:
- the LOC109756105 gene encoding histidine biosynthesis bifunctional protein hisIE, chloroplastic isoform X2, with protein MAAPLPRAPVSSPASRAALCPARSNPCTAAAPSSGALGWRRRQPCPVLSIAPGSARSTPAALAVDPKVEALLDSVKWDVKGLAVAIAQNVDTGAILMQGFANKEALAATISTRKATFYSRSRSSLWTKGETSMNFINVHDIFLDCDRDSIIYLGTPDGPTCHTGAETCYYSSVYDALQGSKSNQERQVATTLYSLEDTISRRKEEIVTEGSGKPSWTKKLLLDNQLLCSKIRIFLC; from the exons ATGGCGGCTCCACTGCCTCGCGCCCCCGTCTCCTCCCCAGCGAGCCGCGCCGCCCTATGTCCAGCCCGCTCCAACCCTTGCACGGCCGCGGCGCCATCCTCGGGGGCCCTCGGGTGGCGGCGCAGGCAGCCTTGCCCGGTGCTCTCCATTGCGCCGGGCTCCGCCCGGTCGACGCCAGCAGCCCTCGCCGTCGATCCCAAG GTTGAAGCGTTACTAGACAGTGTGAAGTGGGACGTCAAAGGGCTGGCAGTTGCTATTGCGCAAAATGTGGATACTGGAGCCATTCTTATGCAGGGCTTTGCTAACAAAGAGGCCCTTGCAGCAACTATATCAACCAGAAAAGCTACATTCTATAGCCGTTCACGGTCTTCATTGTGGACTAAAGGGGAGACATCCATGAACTTCATCAATGTGCATGACATATTCTTGGACTGTGACCGTGATTCA ATAATATACCTTGGTACGCCAGATGGACCTACATGCCATACAGGGGCAGAGACCTGCTACTATTCTTCAGTCTATGATGCACTACAAGGTTCAAAG TCCAATCAAGAGAGGCAGGTCGCCACAACTCTCTACTCGCTTGAAGATACGATCAGTAGGCGGAAGGAGGAGATAGTTACTGAAGGGAGTGGTAAGCCATCATGGACGAAAAAACTACTGCTTGATAACCAGCTGCTTTGCTCAAAAATACG